From the Plectropomus leopardus isolate mb chromosome 18, YSFRI_Pleo_2.0, whole genome shotgun sequence genome, one window contains:
- the trib1 gene encoding tribbles homolog 1: MVNLSIRMNLQWSSPAPCIRTGRVGHKRLDSDDQPPAKCARLSAEAGDTQGLLGTSPGSPVSPVSNPVPTTHQGPSRIGPFLLLPLADRESVHSALNTDTGDELLCKGFDMGVYQEKIRAYGILPAHKNVAGIRDIILGERKAYVFLDKDFGDMHTLVKSCRRLDEEHACRLFRQVAQAVAHCHQAGIVLGDLKLRKFVFADEKRTQVRLESLEDCRVLEDPNDDSMSDTHGCPAYVSPEILSGSAPYSGKMADMWSLGVMLYTMLVGRYPFHDPDPATLFSKIRRGQCCLPEGLSPRAKCLLQSLLRKEPWERLTANELLAHPWFHQPPSSQEVALGEQEVSSAEQMVPSFDVEEDDDLFC, from the exons ATGGTGAATCTGTCTATCAGGATGAACTTGCAATGGAGCAGCCCGGCGCCCTGCATCCGTACCGGGAGAGTCGGGCACAAGCGGCTGGACTCAGACGATCAGCCGCCGGCCAAATGCGCCAGGCTGAGCGCCGAGGCTGGGGACACGCAGGGACTCCTCGGCACCTCTCCCGGCTCCCCGGTGAGCCCCGTCTCAAACCCAGTCCCGACCACCCACCAGGGGCCATCCCGGATAGGACCGTTTCTGCTTCTACCTCTGGCGGACCGGGAGAGCGTGCACAGCGCGTTGAACACCGACACAGGCGATGAGCTGCTGTGCAAG gGCTTTGATATGGGGGTGTACCAGGAAAAGATCAGAGCCTACGGGATCCTACCGGCCCACAAGAATGTGGCTGGCATCAGGGACATCATCCTTGGCGAACGCAAGGCCTACGTGTTCCTGGACAAGGACTTTGGGGACATGCACACCCTGGTAAAGAGCTGTCGGAGGCTGGATGAGGAGCACGCCTGCAGGCTCTTTCGTCAGGTGGCTCAGGCTGTGGCACACTGCCACCAGGCTGGCATCGTGCTTGGTGACCTCAAACTGCGAAAGTTTGTCTTCGCTGATGAGAAAAG GACGCAGGTGAGACTAGAAAGCCTCGAGGACTGTCGAGTCCTAGAAGACCCAAACGACGACTCAATGTCAGACACCCACGGCTGCCCTGCCTACGTCAGCCCTGAGATCCTAAGTGGCTCCGCGCCTTACTCCGGCAAGATGGCCGACATGTGGAGCCTGGGGGTCATGCTGTACACCATGCTAGTTGGTCGCTACCCCTTCCACGACCCAGACCCGGCCACGCTGTTTTCCAAAATCCGCCGAGGCCAGTGCTGCTTGCCAGAGGGCTTGTCACCCAGGGCCAAGTGTCTGCTCCAGAGCCTGCTGAGGAAAGAACCCTGGGAGAGACTCACAGCGAATGAGCTGCTCGCTCACCCGTGGTTCCACCAGCCGCCATCGTCGCAGGAAGTGGCACTGggtgaacaggaagtgagctCGGCAGAACAGATGGTGCCGTCCTTTGACGTGGAAGAGGACGATGATCTGTTCTGCTGA